The following are encoded in a window of Mycobacteroides chelonae CCUG 47445 genomic DNA:
- a CDS encoding VOC family protein, whose protein sequence is MPTITPCLWFDTRAEEAATFYVSVFPNSRILEVTHYGPNTPMPEGTVLTVEFELDGQRYTALNGGPQFTFDEAISFQIDCGSQDEVDRYWEALTADGGEESQCGWLKDKFGVSWQVVSRELIDLIFHSDPVTGNAAMQAMMTMRKLDVAVAKEAVAAAQSGS, encoded by the coding sequence ATGCCGACGATTACTCCATGCCTCTGGTTCGACACCCGCGCCGAAGAGGCCGCCACCTTCTATGTGTCCGTGTTTCCGAACTCCCGGATTCTCGAGGTCACTCACTACGGGCCGAACACTCCCATGCCGGAGGGCACGGTGCTCACCGTCGAATTCGAGCTCGACGGGCAGCGGTACACCGCGCTCAACGGTGGACCCCAGTTCACGTTCGATGAGGCGATCTCGTTTCAGATCGACTGCGGGTCTCAAGACGAGGTCGATCGCTACTGGGAGGCGCTGACGGCAGACGGGGGAGAAGAGTCCCAATGCGGTTGGCTCAAGGACAAATTCGGGGTCTCCTGGCAGGTGGTCTCGCGCGAGCTGATCGACCTGATTTTCCACTCCGATCCGGTGACCGGTAACGCGGCGATGCAGGCCATGATGACCATGCGCAAGCTCGATGTTGCCGTCGCCAAGGAGGCGGTGGCCGCAGCGCAGTCCGGGTCTTAG
- a CDS encoding ABC-F family ATP-binding cassette domain-containing protein, protein MEAMTSPAKPINLVNLESVSKSYGVKPLLSNVSLGVQAGDRIGVVGLNGGGKTTLLEVLAGVEPADQGRVSRTGDLRQAVVTQRDDLEGATVFDVVIAPLGVAEHEWAGDARIRSILEGLGVAALGLDRRVDELSGGQRRRVGLAAALVRDLDLLILDEPTNHLDVEGVQWLAEHLLARRTALVVVTHDRWFLDTVATRTWEVVDGSVESYEGGYADWTFARAERGRQADAAEARRRNLARKELAWLRRGPPARTSKPRYRIEAAEALIADVPPPRDSVALSAFARRRLGRIVIELEDATVTTPAGEELVRDLTWRLAPGERIGLVGVNGSGKTTLLRVLAGAVPLAAGHRKEGKTVSIGWLRQELDDLPGDIRVLDAIESIALRITLGDKELSASQVAEMLGFSPARQRTPVADLSGGERRRLQLTRVLMAEPNVLLLDEPTNDLDIETLQQVEDLLDGWAGTLVVVSHDRYLIERVCDSTWALFGDGKLTNLPGGIEEYLRRHVQPTAAPTKPAPDRGRDGAALRAAQKELGRLERFVAKLGEREAVLHERLAEHATDPDRVVTLTAELNAVVAEKNAAEVQWMELAEELE, encoded by the coding sequence GTGGAGGCCATGACCAGCCCCGCTAAACCCATCAACCTCGTCAACCTCGAGAGTGTTTCGAAGTCATACGGCGTCAAGCCGCTGCTCTCGAACGTCAGCCTGGGGGTGCAAGCGGGAGACCGCATCGGGGTGGTGGGCCTTAACGGTGGCGGCAAGACCACGCTGCTGGAGGTGCTCGCCGGTGTCGAGCCGGCGGATCAGGGCAGAGTGAGCCGGACCGGTGACCTGCGCCAAGCCGTCGTCACCCAGCGCGACGATCTTGAAGGCGCGACGGTCTTCGATGTCGTGATCGCGCCCCTGGGTGTCGCCGAACACGAATGGGCCGGGGATGCGCGCATCCGTTCAATCCTCGAAGGGCTTGGAGTAGCGGCCCTCGGCCTGGATCGACGCGTGGATGAGCTGTCCGGAGGCCAGCGGCGGCGCGTGGGGCTCGCCGCCGCACTTGTACGCGATCTGGACCTGCTCATTCTCGACGAGCCGACGAACCACCTGGACGTCGAAGGCGTCCAGTGGCTCGCCGAGCATCTGCTGGCGCGGCGCACCGCGCTGGTGGTCGTGACCCACGATCGGTGGTTCCTGGACACCGTGGCCACCCGCACCTGGGAGGTTGTCGACGGCAGCGTCGAATCGTATGAAGGCGGTTATGCCGACTGGACGTTCGCCCGTGCCGAACGGGGGCGGCAGGCCGACGCCGCGGAGGCGCGCCGCCGCAATCTCGCACGCAAGGAGCTGGCCTGGTTGCGGCGCGGTCCACCCGCGCGTACGTCCAAGCCCCGATACCGGATCGAGGCGGCCGAGGCCCTGATCGCCGATGTGCCGCCGCCGCGAGACTCGGTGGCGCTGAGCGCATTTGCGCGTCGCCGCCTGGGCCGTATCGTCATCGAACTTGAGGACGCGACGGTGACGACACCCGCCGGTGAGGAACTGGTGCGCGATCTGACCTGGCGCCTGGCCCCGGGCGAGCGCATTGGCCTGGTGGGCGTCAACGGATCCGGAAAGACGACCCTGCTGCGGGTGCTTGCCGGTGCGGTGCCGTTGGCCGCCGGACACCGCAAGGAAGGCAAGACGGTCAGCATCGGCTGGCTACGCCAGGAGCTCGACGACCTGCCCGGCGACATCCGGGTGCTCGATGCGATCGAGTCGATCGCGTTGCGGATCACGTTGGGCGACAAGGAGCTTTCCGCCTCGCAGGTTGCCGAGATGCTCGGGTTCAGCCCGGCACGTCAACGCACGCCGGTCGCCGACCTTTCCGGTGGAGAGCGTCGCCGGCTGCAGCTGACTCGTGTGCTGATGGCCGAGCCGAACGTGCTTCTTCTCGACGAGCCCACCAACGACCTGGACATCGAAACCCTGCAGCAGGTGGAGGATCTGCTGGACGGCTGGGCGGGCACCCTGGTTGTGGTCAGCCACGACCGGTATCTCATCGAGCGGGTCTGTGACTCGACGTGGGCGCTGTTCGGTGACGGCAAGCTGACCAATCTGCCCGGTGGCATCGAGGAGTATCTGCGCCGGCACGTCCAACCCACTGCGGCGCCCACAAAACCGGCACCCGATCGTGGCCGCGATGGCGCGGCGTTGCGGGCCGCACAAAAAGAGCTCGGACGACTCGAACGGTTCGTTGCCAAGCTGGGGGAGCGCGAGGCTGTGTTGCATGAGCGGCTCGCCGAACATGCCACCGACCCGGACCGGGTGGTGACACTGACCGCCGAACTCAATGCCGTCGTCGCCGAGAAGAACGCGGCCGAGGTGCAGTGGATGGAACTCGCCGAAGAGCTTGAGTAG
- a CDS encoding MMPL family transporter, producing MLERLARSVIAAPRLVLGAALLIAIAAAIFGVPVTKHLAAGGQQDPNSESAHVTRVLTDKFGISDQSLVFMLTSAQGVKSPQMRSVASDLERQLKESGDVLNLTSAWTAPPPVAEDLFGTDGKSGLIVAGLTGGENDAQKHAATLIKSLAVDRDGVSIKAGGVATLYNQIVTQSEKDLLVMESIAIPISFVVLVWIFGGLYAALLPLVVGVFSIVGAMSILRGLTYVTDVSVFALNLAVAMGLALAIDYSLLIISRYREEVNAGKPRDEALVLTMTTAGRTVLFSALTVALALVALILFPMYFLKSFGYAGVAVVFVGAIAALVIVPAVVTLLGDRIDALDVRRLIRKILGRPEPVAKDVTETFWYRNTKHVMARAVPIAVVIVTALVVLGLPFLDGKFGFPDDRVLPASASVHQVGNEMRRNFNNNSSTNLSVIAEGIGAVPPSVIDQYATDLSKIEDVKEVAAPTGAFIRGMKVGPPSGATGIKDGTALFTVQTGAKPYTADAERQLDAIHALPGPGDTTVKIGGGAQLDRDAVDGIVDKLPLVLAIIAIVTFALLFLLTGSVVLPLKALVLNVLSLTATFGALIWIFQEGHLGGFGTEVTGTIVATMPMLLFCIAFGLSMDYEVFLISRIREYWMASGRTRADNDEAVALGVARTGRVVTAAAMIMTIAFAALIAAQVSFMRMFGTGLTIAIVVDATIIRMLLVPSFMRMLGRYNWWAPKPLVKLHDRIGFSD from the coding sequence ATGCTGGAACGTTTGGCTCGATCGGTTATCGCGGCGCCTCGCCTCGTACTCGGTGCGGCACTACTTATCGCCATAGCGGCCGCCATCTTCGGCGTACCGGTCACCAAGCATCTCGCCGCGGGCGGGCAGCAGGACCCCAATTCCGAGTCTGCCCATGTGACACGGGTTCTCACGGATAAATTCGGCATCAGCGACCAGTCCTTGGTCTTCATGCTCACTAGCGCGCAGGGTGTGAAGAGCCCGCAGATGCGCTCCGTCGCAAGCGATCTGGAGCGCCAGCTCAAGGAATCCGGCGACGTGCTCAACCTGACCTCGGCGTGGACGGCGCCGCCGCCCGTCGCCGAGGATCTCTTCGGCACGGACGGCAAGTCGGGGTTGATCGTCGCTGGACTGACCGGTGGCGAGAACGACGCGCAAAAGCACGCGGCGACTCTCATCAAGTCGCTCGCCGTCGATCGCGATGGCGTCTCGATCAAGGCCGGAGGAGTCGCCACCCTCTACAACCAGATCGTCACGCAGTCCGAGAAGGACCTGCTGGTCATGGAATCGATCGCGATTCCGATCAGCTTCGTGGTGCTGGTCTGGATCTTCGGTGGCCTCTACGCGGCGCTACTGCCCCTGGTGGTCGGGGTGTTCTCGATCGTGGGGGCGATGTCGATCCTGCGGGGCCTGACGTACGTCACCGATGTATCGGTGTTCGCGTTGAACCTCGCCGTCGCAATGGGATTGGCGCTTGCTATCGACTACTCGCTGTTGATCATCAGCCGCTATCGCGAAGAGGTGAACGCCGGTAAGCCGCGCGATGAGGCGCTGGTGCTCACCATGACCACGGCGGGGCGCACCGTGCTGTTCTCGGCGCTGACGGTCGCTCTCGCGCTGGTGGCGCTGATCTTGTTCCCGATGTACTTCCTCAAGTCATTCGGCTACGCGGGTGTCGCCGTGGTCTTCGTCGGAGCCATCGCGGCACTGGTCATCGTGCCAGCAGTGGTCACGCTGCTCGGCGACCGGATCGATGCCCTCGACGTGCGCCGTCTCATCCGCAAGATCCTGGGCAGGCCAGAACCTGTCGCCAAGGACGTCACCGAGACGTTCTGGTACCGGAACACCAAACACGTTATGGCCCGTGCGGTTCCGATCGCCGTCGTGATCGTCACGGCATTGGTGGTTCTCGGCCTGCCATTCCTTGACGGCAAGTTCGGGTTCCCGGACGACCGGGTGCTGCCCGCGTCGGCCTCGGTGCACCAGGTCGGCAACGAGATGCGCCGGAACTTCAACAACAACAGCTCCACCAACCTGTCCGTCATCGCCGAGGGCATCGGGGCGGTGCCGCCGTCGGTAATCGATCAGTACGCGACGGACCTGTCGAAGATCGAGGACGTCAAGGAGGTGGCCGCACCCACCGGCGCCTTCATCCGGGGCATGAAGGTCGGCCCGCCCTCCGGTGCAACCGGGATCAAAGATGGGACAGCACTTTTCACGGTGCAGACGGGTGCCAAGCCCTACACGGCCGATGCCGAGCGTCAGCTCGACGCCATCCATGCCCTACCCGGCCCGGGCGATACCACGGTAAAGATCGGCGGGGGAGCGCAACTGGACCGTGACGCCGTCGACGGCATCGTGGACAAGCTGCCCTTGGTGCTGGCCATCATCGCGATCGTCACCTTTGCGCTGCTGTTCCTGTTGACCGGCTCGGTGGTACTGCCCCTGAAGGCACTCGTGCTCAACGTGTTGTCCCTGACGGCAACCTTTGGCGCGCTGATCTGGATTTTCCAAGAGGGGCACCTGGGCGGATTCGGGACCGAGGTCACCGGAACGATCGTCGCCACCATGCCGATGCTGTTGTTCTGTATCGCGTTTGGGCTGTCGATGGACTACGAGGTGTTCCTCATCTCCCGGATCCGTGAGTACTGGATGGCATCCGGACGCACCCGCGCCGACAACGACGAAGCCGTGGCGCTCGGTGTGGCCCGCACCGGGCGGGTCGTCACCGCCGCGGCGATGATCATGACCATCGCCTTTGCCGCTCTGATAGCGGCGCAGGTGTCCTTCATGCGCATGTTCGGCACCGGATTGACCATCGCAATCGTGGTCGACGCCACCATCATCCGGATGCTGCTGGTGCCCTCGTTCATGCGAATGCTTGGGCGCTACAACTGGTGGGCACCTAAACCATTGGTCAAACTCCATGACCGAATCGGATTCAGTGACTAA
- a CDS encoding DUF3558 family protein produces the protein MRWIAVVTASTALIAGCTHDSIQGSPTSGSTSSPMSSASSSAAATTTQTSGDPVKGTTFDGCAAVTSDELNSWEVDPASKQDAHTIAFGQNVRGCMWVGPKWGIKIYAVDANLDQLGQPQKRFDRQERVQVGSRSGWLVHTTSAISCSIAIPSQQGVASVQVDLKTDLTEQRYDQCPLALQIMKQIEPKIP, from the coding sequence ATGAGATGGATCGCCGTGGTTACCGCTTCGACTGCACTTATTGCGGGATGTACGCATGACAGCATCCAGGGGTCACCGACCTCCGGATCGACTTCGTCTCCGATGTCCTCCGCCAGCTCCTCCGCCGCTGCCACAACCACGCAGACAAGCGGTGATCCGGTCAAGGGGACCACTTTCGATGGCTGTGCCGCAGTGACAAGTGACGAGCTAAACAGCTGGGAAGTCGATCCTGCCAGCAAGCAGGATGCTCACACTATCGCTTTTGGTCAGAATGTTCGCGGTTGTATGTGGGTTGGCCCAAAGTGGGGCATCAAGATCTACGCGGTCGATGCCAACTTGGATCAGCTTGGGCAACCGCAAAAGCGATTCGATCGGCAAGAGCGAGTACAGGTTGGTTCGCGGTCGGGTTGGCTGGTTCACACTACGAGCGCCATAAGTTGTTCGATCGCCATCCCTTCTCAGCAAGGTGTCGCGTCCGTGCAAGTGGACTTGAAGACCGATCTCACCGAGCAACGCTACGACCAATGCCCCTTGGCCCTGCAGATCATGAAGCAGATCGAGCCGAAAATACCTTAG
- a CDS encoding ArnT family glycosyltransferase, which yields MAAVHSRYDDGNDIPGIPSVRVARAELTAITTITALVFGWASRGYGYFFDEAYFVVAGRDHLSWGYFDQPPLVPFIAGIADNIAPGSLWVLRLAATAAVALGTLMCGLIAAELGGGRLTQSLSAIAYATAMFQILAHWLQTPAIDPALWSVVCWLLVRWTRSLRERLPDDRLLLWAGIVTAISMQTKFLIPALWLAVLASAAVLGPRVLLRRRQLWIGAGFTVVATIPTLIWQAAHGWPYLRMAGIVAAESERGAALLAGMLVGSVFIGLVLLLAGVVALLAAPSLRAYRYLGVAAVLVGAFMFASHGRAYYAMGLYALLIAAGAVGLSRWRPSRAAVRGVVYGLVGVVTAASVTMAIVRLPIVSETAAARWFSWAGEMGPTMLASGDHSTEGLRQVARDTYDSMPPEVRDRTALVLQIYPMAAAYDVEAGREGVSRAYSFHRGYYYFGAPPESMTDMMYIGVDAPDPALAQGFRGVQRVELLHAPGEDETQVYRYYGRIAPWQQLWDQWRTYK from the coding sequence ATGGCGGCGGTCCATTCCCGGTATGACGACGGCAACGACATCCCCGGCATACCGTCCGTACGGGTGGCGCGCGCCGAGCTGACCGCGATCACCACGATCACCGCTCTCGTATTCGGGTGGGCCAGCAGGGGGTACGGGTACTTCTTCGACGAGGCCTACTTCGTCGTCGCGGGCCGCGACCATTTGTCGTGGGGATACTTTGACCAGCCCCCGTTGGTGCCCTTCATCGCGGGCATCGCCGACAACATCGCGCCCGGGTCCCTCTGGGTGCTGCGCCTGGCGGCGACGGCTGCGGTGGCACTCGGCACATTGATGTGTGGGCTGATCGCCGCTGAACTCGGCGGCGGCCGCCTCACGCAGTCCCTCTCGGCCATCGCATACGCCACCGCGATGTTCCAGATCCTGGCCCACTGGCTGCAGACACCGGCTATCGATCCGGCGCTGTGGTCGGTGGTGTGCTGGTTACTGGTGCGCTGGACCCGCAGTCTCCGGGAACGACTGCCCGACGATCGACTGCTGCTGTGGGCGGGAATCGTCACCGCGATCAGCATGCAGACCAAATTCCTGATCCCGGCACTGTGGCTTGCGGTGCTGGCGAGCGCGGCGGTCCTCGGCCCGCGGGTGCTGCTGCGCCGTCGGCAATTGTGGATCGGGGCGGGTTTCACCGTCGTGGCCACCATCCCGACCCTCATCTGGCAGGCCGCCCACGGCTGGCCATACCTGCGGATGGCCGGGATCGTGGCCGCGGAGTCCGAACGCGGGGCGGCGTTGTTGGCGGGCATGCTCGTCGGTTCGGTGTTCATCGGACTGGTGTTGCTGCTGGCCGGGGTTGTGGCGCTGTTGGCAGCGCCGTCACTTCGCGCCTACCGATACCTGGGCGTGGCCGCCGTGCTGGTGGGAGCGTTCATGTTCGCCTCTCATGGACGTGCCTATTACGCCATGGGGCTGTACGCCTTGCTGATCGCCGCGGGCGCGGTGGGGCTTTCCCGCTGGCGCCCTTCCCGGGCCGCTGTTCGGGGCGTGGTTTACGGGCTTGTCGGTGTGGTGACGGCCGCATCGGTGACCATGGCGATCGTCAGGCTGCCCATCGTGTCCGAAACCGCTGCCGCACGCTGGTTTTCCTGGGCGGGCGAGATGGGGCCCACCATGCTTGCCAGCGGCGATCACTCCACGGAGGGCCTGCGCCAGGTGGCGCGCGACACCTACGATTCGATGCCGCCCGAGGTACGCGACCGTACGGCTCTGGTGCTGCAGATCTATCCCATGGCCGCCGCCTATGACGTCGAAGCCGGACGTGAGGGAGTGTCCCGTGCCTACAGCTTCCACCGCGGGTACTACTACTTCGGGGCGCCGCCGGAATCCATGACGGACATGATGTACATCGGCGTGGATGCCCCGGATCCCGCACTTGCCCAAGGGTTCCGCGGGGTACAGCGAGTCGAGCTGCTGCACGCCCCCGGTGAGGACGAGACACAGGTCTACCGCTACTACGGCAGAATTGCGCCGTGGCAACAGCTATGGGACCAGTGGCGCACCTACAAGTAG
- a CDS encoding WS/DGAT domain-containing protein, with protein MGPVAHLQVGGSSVEQMAPRDAQMYWMSNRIPNDQFLLFCFDSPTQDVAALRETFAERASRIADLRVRAVDVAGHLDYPYWAPRDESEVPLTVHTLPDSGWTQCRSAIAALLTSTVDIRESPWHLHLFPEVHGAPLASSPALVAVLQVSHALADGQRATAAARALFGDEAAEVGPLPEVPGYAALRGLAGFPVKLGRLLSASRDGYRAYRRQQELVAAGELEPEPQGFPLISLNARPDERREIRMIVRPRDELRADDVSVTVAVLTAIGIALPRYLRDHGQWVPERLGAEVTVAATGESLARNNFRNIGVDLCWGETDRRARARKIADGIESRRRRAVHPVLVAQRAGGAALPAPMMWAGVNAFNTDLMPPTVAGNTVVSSVVRGAADLTLGGGRVVFTAGFPALSPVMGLTHGVHGIGDTVTVSVHTSAAVMPDADHYEDLLADALTQVSAWLR; from the coding sequence ATGGGACCAGTGGCGCACCTACAAGTAGGCGGCTCATCCGTCGAACAGATGGCACCCCGCGATGCCCAGATGTACTGGATGTCGAACAGAATCCCGAACGATCAGTTCCTGCTGTTCTGCTTCGATTCGCCGACGCAGGATGTCGCCGCCCTGCGGGAGACGTTCGCCGAGCGCGCGTCGCGCATCGCGGATCTGCGGGTGCGAGCGGTCGACGTCGCCGGACACCTCGACTACCCGTACTGGGCCCCGCGTGACGAATCCGAGGTGCCCCTGACGGTGCACACGCTGCCGGATTCCGGCTGGACGCAGTGCCGATCCGCGATCGCTGCGCTACTCACGAGCACCGTCGACATCCGCGAAAGCCCTTGGCATCTTCACCTTTTCCCTGAGGTACACGGCGCTCCGCTGGCATCGAGTCCGGCACTCGTCGCGGTACTGCAGGTATCGCACGCATTGGCTGATGGTCAGCGGGCCACCGCGGCCGCACGGGCATTGTTCGGCGATGAGGCGGCGGAGGTCGGGCCGCTGCCGGAAGTACCCGGGTATGCCGCACTGCGCGGGCTGGCAGGCTTTCCGGTGAAGCTGGGTCGGCTACTGAGTGCGAGCCGCGATGGCTATCGGGCTTACCGTCGCCAGCAGGAGCTTGTCGCTGCGGGTGAGTTGGAGCCGGAACCGCAGGGATTCCCACTGATTTCACTGAATGCGCGGCCCGATGAGCGTCGGGAGATCCGGATGATCGTGCGGCCACGCGATGAGCTTCGCGCCGACGACGTCAGCGTGACCGTCGCGGTCCTCACTGCGATCGGCATCGCGTTGCCGCGGTATCTGCGTGACCACGGCCAGTGGGTTCCCGAGCGGCTTGGCGCGGAGGTAACCGTCGCGGCGACTGGTGAATCTTTGGCGCGCAATAATTTCCGCAATATTGGCGTCGACCTGTGCTGGGGTGAAACGGATCGACGCGCCCGGGCCCGGAAGATCGCGGACGGTATCGAGAGCAGGCGCCGTCGCGCCGTGCACCCGGTGCTGGTTGCGCAACGTGCCGGAGGTGCGGCGCTGCCCGCGCCGATGATGTGGGCGGGTGTCAACGCCTTCAACACCGATCTGATGCCGCCCACCGTCGCGGGTAACACCGTGGTGTCGAGCGTGGTGCGCGGTGCCGCCGATCTGACGTTGGGCGGTGGGCGGGTGGTGTTCACCGCCGGATTCCCGGCGTTGTCGCCGGTGATGGGATTGACTCATGGGGTGCACGGCATCGGCGACACCGTGACGGTGAGCGTGCACACCAGTGCGGCGGTGATGCCCGATGCCGATCACTATGAGGACCTGCTGGCCGACGCGCTCACCCAGGTATCTGCCTGGTTGCGATGA
- a CDS encoding DoxX family protein: protein MPSTKQYSDPLTRNDIGLLVLRVAVGVTLCWSGLNIVFASEQFAQLGSAPILAHPDTAARVLAGIYSIGGAMLVAGLLTPVGASAVLGSMLYVATQTYVARNDLVQSGPAVQFPLVLGAAAMALLLLGPGRISVDGRFGRDEWPSAVSSVLLIAGIGGAIAAWVLVKGTNPFS, encoded by the coding sequence GTGCCGAGCACCAAACAGTACAGCGATCCGTTGACCCGCAACGATATTGGACTCCTGGTCCTGCGTGTCGCGGTAGGAGTGACGCTGTGCTGGAGCGGGCTGAACATCGTGTTCGCCTCCGAGCAGTTCGCACAACTGGGCTCAGCGCCGATCCTCGCGCACCCCGATACGGCGGCTCGTGTGCTCGCGGGCATCTACAGCATCGGGGGCGCCATGCTGGTCGCCGGACTTCTCACTCCCGTGGGCGCCAGCGCCGTGCTGGGTTCGATGCTTTACGTCGCAACCCAGACCTATGTGGCGCGAAACGACCTGGTGCAATCGGGCCCGGCCGTGCAGTTTCCCCTTGTGCTGGGCGCGGCGGCCATGGCGCTGCTGCTGCTGGGCCCGGGACGCATCTCTGTGGACGGGCGATTTGGCCGCGACGAGTGGCCTTCCGCGGTCTCATCGGTGCTGCTCATCGCCGGAATCGGGGGCGCGATCGCCGCATGGGTGCTCGTTAAGGGCACCAACCCGTTTTCTTAA
- a CDS encoding WXG100 family type VII secretion target encodes MSSVSGSSGDYLHLDPDELQIHADQLLTHASDLKDAHDAAHRALTDAQAGFGSGRASKALSSKISDWEKETADHHAELSSHGENHKASAAKFVTRDEINRAGIEQAGPSSTV; translated from the coding sequence ATGTCGAGCGTTTCGGGTTCATCGGGTGACTACCTACATCTGGACCCGGACGAACTACAGATTCACGCAGACCAACTCCTTACGCACGCCTCCGATCTGAAGGACGCACACGATGCCGCCCATCGGGCATTGACCGATGCACAGGCAGGCTTCGGATCGGGGCGCGCATCCAAGGCGCTGAGTAGCAAGATTTCCGATTGGGAGAAGGAGACTGCTGACCACCACGCGGAGCTCAGCAGTCACGGCGAGAACCACAAGGCGTCCGCGGCTAAATTCGTGACCCGGGATGAGATCAATCGGGCGGGTATCGAGCAAGCGGGACCAAGCAGCACTGTCTGA
- a CDS encoding MDR family MFS transporter, which translates to MDQADPRDRPHRENGVIETFRQFRSFDRPSQILMVNQFAINVGFYMLMPYLAGYLAGPLGLAAWMVGLVLGVRNFSQQGMFLVGGTLADRFGYKPLIVAGCLLRTGGFLMLAFVGSLPAILIASAATGFAGALFNPAVRAYLAADSGERRVEAFAVFNVFYQAGILFGPIVGLALTAWDFRITCAVAAAVFAILTVIQLMALPPNRAEQEAERQPVLANWRSVVSNRAFLLFSGAMIGSYVLTFQVYLALPFQAALLTGDKKSETVLVTSIFVVSGLVAIAGQVRLTGWLSARFGPSRSLVFGMLVIAAAFVPLMLLPTAASAGQLAAIGALLLAAALLAVGTIATFPFEMDTVVRLARNRLVATHYGLYNTIVGVGILAGNLLTGSIFGYTQQHGKPALLWVSLTAIGLVCAAALFALRRAGLLDQGREVAQPANA; encoded by the coding sequence ATGGACCAGGCTGACCCGCGTGATCGACCCCATCGGGAGAATGGCGTGATCGAAACCTTCCGCCAGTTCCGGTCTTTCGACCGGCCCAGCCAGATCCTGATGGTGAATCAGTTCGCCATCAACGTCGGCTTCTACATGCTGATGCCCTACCTCGCCGGATACCTGGCCGGGCCGTTGGGCTTGGCCGCATGGATGGTGGGGCTGGTGCTGGGGGTCCGAAACTTCTCTCAGCAGGGCATGTTTCTGGTCGGCGGCACCCTGGCCGACAGGTTTGGATACAAGCCACTGATCGTGGCGGGATGTCTATTGCGTACCGGTGGATTCCTGATGTTGGCCTTCGTCGGCTCCCTGCCGGCGATACTGATCGCCTCGGCGGCAACGGGTTTCGCGGGTGCTCTGTTCAACCCAGCGGTGCGCGCTTACCTGGCAGCAGATTCCGGAGAGCGTCGAGTGGAGGCCTTCGCCGTCTTCAACGTCTTCTACCAGGCGGGAATCCTGTTCGGGCCGATCGTTGGACTCGCATTGACGGCATGGGACTTCCGGATCACCTGCGCCGTGGCCGCAGCGGTCTTCGCGATCCTGACGGTGATCCAGTTGATGGCCCTGCCGCCGAACCGCGCCGAGCAGGAGGCGGAACGCCAGCCGGTGCTCGCCAACTGGCGTTCGGTGGTGTCCAACAGGGCCTTCCTGCTGTTCTCCGGCGCCATGATCGGGTCCTACGTGCTGACGTTCCAGGTCTACCTTGCGCTGCCGTTCCAGGCGGCCCTGCTGACCGGCGACAAGAAGTCCGAAACGGTTTTGGTGACAAGCATCTTCGTGGTGTCCGGATTGGTCGCTATCGCCGGGCAGGTGCGACTCACCGGGTGGCTTTCCGCGCGATTCGGCCCCAGCCGCAGCCTGGTGTTCGGAATGCTGGTCATCGCGGCAGCCTTTGTGCCGCTGATGCTGCTACCCACAGCGGCGTCGGCGGGGCAACTCGCTGCCATCGGTGCGCTGCTGCTGGCGGCGGCCCTGCTGGCCGTGGGCACCATCGCGACATTCCCCTTCGAGATGGACACCGTGGTCAGGTTGGCGCGCAACAGGTTGGTGGCCACCCACTACGGCCTGTACAACACGATTGTCGGAGTCGGCATCTTGGCCGGGAACCTGCTGACCGGCTCGATATTCGGCTACACCCAGCAGCACGGTAAGCCGGCCTTGTTATGGGTGTCGCTGACCGCGATCGGGCTGGTGTGTGCCGCGGCGCTGTTCGCGTTGCGGCGGGCAGGTCTGCTGGACCAGGGCAGGGAAGTGGCGCAGCCTGCCAATGCCTGA